In Callospermophilus lateralis isolate mCalLat2 chromosome 4, mCalLat2.hap1, whole genome shotgun sequence, one genomic interval encodes:
- the LOC143396937 gene encoding olfactory receptor 6C74-like: protein MRNHTMVTAFILLGLTDDPQLQVVVFLLLFFTYMLSVTGNLTIIALTLLDSHLKTPMYFFLRNFSFLEISFTTVCIPKFLVSMATGDKTISYNDCAAQLFFTILLGATEFFLLAAMSYDRYVAICKPLHYMTIMRSSVCNLLVFASWVAGFLIIFPPVIMGLQIDFCATNAVDHFFCDVSPILQLSCTDTDQIELMMLFSAILTLLVTLMLVIFSYTNIIRTILRIPSSQQRKKAFSTCSSHMVVVSISYGSCIFMYVKPSAKERVSLNKGIALLSTSIAPMLNPFIYTLRNKQVKDAFKHMIKNIKAFSLK from the coding sequence tcacTTACATGTTGAGTGTTACAGGGAACCTGACCATCATTGCCCTCACCCTATTGGATTCTCATCTCAAgacacccatgtacttcttcctccggAATTTCTCATTTTTAGAAATTTCGTTCACAACTGTCTGTATCCCCAAATTTCTTGTTAGTATGGCAACAGGTGATAAGACCATTTCTTACAATGACTGTGCAGCACAGCTGTTTTTCACTATTCTCTTGGGGGCgactgaattttttcttctggctGCCATGTcctatgaccgctatgtggcTATCTGCAAGCCTCTGCACTACATGACCATCATGAGAAGCTCAGTCTGCAACCtgctggtatttgcttcgtgggtAGCTGGTTTCCTCATCATTTTTCCACCAGTCATCATGGGTCTCCAGATTGATTTCTGTGCAACCAATGCTGTAGATCATTTCTTCTGTGATGTCTCCCCTATACTTCAGCTCTCTTGCACAGACACAGATCAAATAGAATTAATGATGCTTTTCTCAGCCATTCTGACACTCCTGGTTACACTGATGTTGGTAATTTTCTCCTACACAAACATCATCAGGACTATTCTGAGAATCCCTTCTTCTCAACAGAGGAAGAAAGCCTTCTCTACGTGTTCTTCTCACATGGTTGTCGTGTCCATTTCTTATGGCAGCTGCATCTTCATGTATGTGAAACCCTCTGCAAAGGAAAGAGTGTCCTTAAATAAAGGTATAGCTCTGCTCAGTACTTCCATTGCCCCCATGTTGAATCCCTTCATCTATACACTGAGAAACAAACAAGTGAAAGATGCTTTTAAGCACATGATCAAAAACATTAAAGCTTTCTCACTAAAGTGA